The Oreochromis aureus strain Israel breed Guangdong linkage group 7, ZZ_aureus, whole genome shotgun sequence region atatccaaaacctgcaggatacCGGCCGTTGAGGCCCAGAGCTCCCCACCCCTGTTGTACATGAATGGGTTTCAATCTACTCTTTGTGTCCACaggtctgtgctgctgctgcttctgggAGATACCGATCCTCCAACACTGCTggaaacaagcaggtgagatttGCATTTTATGTGTGACGTGTGAAATAGAGAAACGGAACGAGAAATATTCATATTTCCTCATGATGTTTGCAGATTGCTGCTGACCTGTTTTTCTCAGAAAGATGTCTGTTCACTGTGGCTTCAGCGAATACGACAGCAGACATCTGTGCGCTCCAATCTCTGTTTCATCATGTGCAGCTCCACCAATAGTATTtagttttattctgtttaattCCAGTTTTATTCCATTTCTCCAGTAATAACCTGGTTACTTGTATTGTTTGACACTGCAAGTCCCTGTGATGCTTATAATTATTGTTGACATGAGTGTGTTGTAAACTTCCCATTATAAGTATATACTGAATGTGTTTACAGCGGATCTGCTTGAGAAGGTGGGAGAACTAGTTGACAAATTGTTTGACCTTGATGAAGAGTTAATGAAGAGTTGGATCACAGCTCAGCCTGATGAGGAGCAGGGGGATGATGGTGAAAGCCATCTGGAGATGACCTCATGTCTTCTTGAGGCAGCCAAGCAGCTCAGGTGGGAATCTGAATCTGTTTTATGAAGTATTTGTATTACTGTTTTTGATGACGTATATCATTTAACCAGGCTCTTACTGCAGAGTTAAACTAAATACACTGTACCTATGAAATTAAAGGTGAGGCTGATTGTCAAGAATCAACAGTATTAAATTGTTTTCACAGATCAGAGAGTCCGAATGGCTTAGAGGTTTACCTTCATATCCTCCAGTTACTTACCACTATAGATGAGGGGATTCGGGTTTTTGGTAAGATATTTCAGTACTGAAATGTCTTTATTGAAATGCTGTACTTAAACCATTATCAGATAACAATAGAGAAGTGGTTGACTTGTAAAATTAGACTTTGTGTATTTCTTCTAGCTGCTTCTGATGGACCAGGGAAATCTGTATGGGAGTTTGTCTGTGACGTTGTGTGTCAGGACCTCTGCCAGCCAAATGATCTTCCAGTTGTACTGCATGAGCAGAAAAGCATTCTGGTCCAGGCACTTGCTGTGCTGCAGGCTCTTTATAAGTGTCACGATGAGTGGTGCAGCAAAAGTGACACAAGTAAGTTTTCATAAAGCTACACTGATGTTTAGCTGCACAGAGAATGTTGCAGATAATGATAAGTCCTCTTGATAGCCATACAGGAAGTGAAGAAAGCAGATTTTGTGGTCACCCCACTGTTTGAATAATTAGTTTAAACTAATGTTGCTGTATATCACGATATGATTTTAAGTGCCATCCTAAAATTAGACACGTGTCTGTCTGTTAAGCTGTTGTCGTATTGAGGCCTAAAACACCACCAGAGGTCACCAGTGTTCACAAACATTCAGCTGAGCTCATTAAGCTGTGAACAGGACTGCAAACAGTAAACAAAGGCTAAACTGTGTGGAAGTGTTTGGGCTTTAGTCTCGTGGATAAGGGTGACCCATCTGTGcagtttcagttttttgggTGATGAATGAATATGaccattattttgttttttttaatttgctgctTTTTTGGATGAATACCTCTAGGTTTGCCTCTCATTGGGAGCATCTTGCGGGTATGCCAGTACCAAAATGAGTGCAAAGACAACAGTGCAAACAAAGAAGATGAAAAAGATGAGCAGCTCGAGACCCTTGCAGAGATCACAGCAGAGTTTTTGGCTGACCTCGTCGTTCATATTCAAAAGGTAATATTTAAGGAATTTTTTTGCTTACTTTTGTGGCCCAGATCATTTTAATCAGCAGCCAGTAAAAACCAAGGTTTGGATatggattttttcccccattttagGACACAGTTGCAGAGTTGGTGAAGAAAGTTTACCTCACAGAGAAAACCTGCCTCGCAGCTGCCGCTATTTTACTTCCCAAGTTTAAGAATTCAGTAAGTGCTCCTAAATGGTTAATTTACAGTGAGACATTGTACATGTGAACAGATACCGTTCAAAGTGGTTTAGGACGTTTTAAGTTAACTCAGGTTTCATTTCCACAAGCACAACATGTTATTTTGTCAGAAATAACAGGATAATTTTCTCAAATATTTTAACACAGACTTATTGCTTTTACTTGAGAAGGACAAACTCATGTTACAGAGTTACAATCAGATTTTTAAGACCTGGAGTCCTTGTAGGTATGTTACAGTGAATCACAGTTCATCATGAAATCCTAAAACCTTCCGATTGAAATTCATATTTATATTACTTTGAAACGATTTAGTGAGGAAAAATGATTCTTTCATGGCAAAATGAACAATGACATTCTTCACTGGGTATAAAAAGCAAGTGCTCAGAATTTCTAACACTTTAATacctttggggttttttcaagATAGAATACTACTATACTATTTAAAACATCACATAATACTTGTCCAGATGTTGTGATACATGTAAACTGTAGGCAGAAATTGTTGACCTGTAATGCTATTAATACAGCAAAAGACTTATTTTAGAGCTCGTGTCAGATCAGGATGTGTGATGGACTGCTGCCATACTCCCACAGCtcctgtggaaaataaacattaTGTTTCCACCCTGCCCTTCCTCCTCTTGTGCAGTTTCAGCACCTGCAGACCGTGTTGTCAGAGGCTGATCCCCAGTTGGCAGATGTGATAAGGACACAGTGTCCCGTCTGAAGCACCCTGCAGATCAGTGTTCAGCACTCATTCAGACTCTCACctctgctttttatagcagcCAGTATTTCCTCTCCAAAGATCCTGCTTCAAAACGAGCTATTTGCATTTCCACTGGAAGGACAACATCACAAATGGCAAACTgtcatttatttgaatattGTAAGCTACTTTTAAGTTAAGTCTGGAagattaaagttgttttttttttttaagccttttTTAAGAATActatttttgtatttgattACAGACGgtgtttaattaaaagtaaTTTGTCTTTAAGCCTTTTTAGTCTTTTTCATGtagaaattgcaaaaaaaacagctgaattaTCTGCAATTAGGGGTTTAAGTCATTATTAATACTACGTTCTGATTCCAGACTCTTTAGGAATAAAGTATTTTTCTTAACATTCAACTTCAGTCAACACAATTTAGAGCTTTTTATTAAGACAGCCAACTGGCACTAAAACTTAATAATGTCAAACCAcaattttaagtgtttttttttatataaggtAGTAGTTATATATTTGGTTATATAAGTAAATGAACTCACtttggttatttaaatgcttctgtttcttttttctttccttgtgtCTGTCAGGCACACGCGCAGGAGAAAATATCTTCTCACAGGCTGAGACAAGAAATTTCTAACCAAGCATTAACAAAGGTGTATGCTTACTTctaaaatacttaaaaatgcACTCTTAAATACTCTAAAAGTATGTATATTTGATTAATTCTAgatatttatataattattttaaaaaatataaatatttatttaagatAAAA contains the following coding sequences:
- the saal1 gene encoding protein saal1 translates to MDGGANGAEQVEKESSSPLARTQSPIMDRNPSPPPDAADGAEDQDVDAIGDTVYSKHWLFSTLTRLIHMVTEHSEERREGPMQLSDDDEDDLCRVWDMAMDKDVAGFLQEFKAADILLGVIAKSRCPRLTEISVGILGNIACFPETCMTLSQNEDLGSVLLLLLGDTDPPTLLETSRLLLTCFSQKDVCSLWLQRIRQQTSVRSNLCFIMCSSTNTDLLEKVGELVDKLFDLDEELMKSWITAQPDEEQGDDGESHLEMTSCLLEAAKQLRSESPNGLEVYLHILQLLTTIDEGIRVFAASDGPGKSVWEFVCDVVCQDLCQPNDLPVVLHEQKSILVQALAVLQALYKCHDEWCSKSDTSLPLIGSILRVCQYQNECKDNSANKEDEKDEQLETLAEITAEFLADLVVHIQKDTVAELVKKVYLTEKTCLAAAAILLPKFKNSFQHLQTVLSEADPQLADVIRTQCPV